A window of Mus musculus strain C57BL/6J chromosome 3, GRCm38.p6 C57BL/6J genomic DNA:
TTTTCTCATGCATTTTCTGTTCTTTAGACTGGTGATCGTTAGTATCAAAGCATTGTTTCAACGGTTCACCCACACTCCTCTCCTATGCTGCATGGCTTCCCTTGCAGCACGTGAACACCAAGTAAGATAGGGACACTGTAAGCCTACCATTTCATTAGGCAACTTAATGTGAACCTGAGATTTCTGCCCTTCAGAGTGTTTATTTGGACATAGGGAGGTAGGGGACTGAGATTCCACCCACACCTTGTTCtctttagattattaacctgccAATGCTTAGTGCCAAGGATGCTCGCTCATCCTGACGTCCTCCAGCCCCGTGGGCTCCATCCCTAGGACGGGCCTAGCTTATGGACTGTGTACTCACTGTCGTAGGTTCCTCTCTGGATAGACTTGTCTCTCATCTGCTCACTGGGAAAAGACATTTTTCATCCTTTCTAGGTGTCAATTCCAGTCAGCCTCGGTTGTGAGTAGCCCTGGCGCTATTTGAAATCTGATGTTAATTTAACTAATCTAAGAGGGGCTGTCTGGAGGAGTGAATCACGTATCCAGGACTTCATGTGACCTTTctaatcactgggtgagtaggcgggacttctgggtaagaggcagaagagagatagggGCTTTTGATCAGGGAGAGTGGGAGGCAAGATGCAGCTACAAGTGACCCCTGGAGGATTTAGAATTAATACGGCTAACAAGATTAGGATGCTAGTTGTTGCGCCCAGTGATTGAGTTAGcattgattctgaactaagtttgtgtggtgttttccttcacaaggtggctcaactgggttccagagagaaagataTGGCAGCAAAGTGTGGCTTTGCGAGAAGTGCACCCCAAAAAGGCTATGGGAATTTTCAAGTGTGGGGCTGGCGTGGTATtaacccaccagtgggaacttagcaagcTGGATGGAGAGATTTCGGAGCTCTGAGGCAGAGTCTCCACGAGATGAGAACAGGccagccatgcctgcctgtgccAGGCCTGCCAGCCCTCCAGGGCCTGCTGGTGTAGTGTGAATTGAATTTTTTAATACTTCCTGAAACAAGCCTCGCCTGCCATCTTCTCAGTAGGTATTATTTTTCTGGCATATTCAATTTTCATTCAATTAGAGGTGCTGGCCACCTACTAGGTCCAAAATGGAGATTAAAGTACTGCTTGGTATTAAAACTTCtggtatctcaaaaaaaaaaaaaaagaaaaaaagaaagaaagaaagtaagttccaggacagccagggctttacagagaaattgtgtctcgaaaaattaaaaaaaaaaaaaaaaaaaaaaggtgatttcTAACTCTAGTTTGATAGTTTCCAATAAAACAGCTCTTGTAACATGGCTATACTGCCTATTCACTTATCTGCAACTTGCCTTACAACTCTGTCTGCTAGTTCCAAGTTTATCTTCTGCCTAAGTGTGGCTTCTTGTGCCCACATTGGCAATCAGACACTTTTGTTTTAAGTAGGCACACAGGTAACTATAAAGGAATGAATTTAGAGTCTGATAAAAGCAAGAAATTATCACTGTTTATGGTCTGAACATGAAAAGATGGAGCTGACAAAGACCAAATGAGCATGCTCAGCTTACTCTTTAATTAACCTACTGCTCCCTCCCACAGTGTATGTAGGCCTTCATCTAGTGTGGACAGAAGACACTCATTCTCCTCAGGTGTAGACAGAAGGCATTCCCCAAGAGGACTTATTTCAACTTATAGATCAAATGCAATAATTGTCTCGCTTTGTTACAGGAAGCATAGACTGTAACAAAATCAGTTTATTCGAGTGAAGTTCTCATTTgtaatacattcacacacacaaaaagttgAATCCTACTAGAGAAAACTCCTTACCAGAAACATATCCAGTGCAATTACATGATACCAAAAAAATTACGTTCCCTTCTTAGGTATGTGGTGTCTTATCACACACCTTATCCTGGAAGACTGAATGAGAGGATCTGCAAGAGTCTGCAATTCATGCGTCATGATTTAGGTATCCAGTAAGGCTATGTATTCTGGACATAATATGAGGTTTAATCATAGGACTTCCTTTAAATAATATTGGTAAGTACCACTTGTACGACCCCTCCAAAGAGTCTGCCATCTGCAGCTTCCTCTGCCGTAGAATGGCAAAATCACAAAAAGGTGGGTGTTGTGTGAGCGGGATCTCGGAGGGAAGGCAGTACAGGCTGTGACACAGCAGCCAGTCAATGGCTGCCATTAGTCTACCAGGAAAGACACTTTTGCTGATATTTCTACAGCCTAACCCAGAaacagctaataaaatacttcgCCAGTAATTGTCAACACATAATTAAACACCAACATGGAACCTAGTAGAAAACTACTGGTGTAAATTAGGACCTAATGGAAATAAATTCTAAGACAGCAACTTTGAGAGTTTTAAAAAAGTATCtgtagtaaaacaaacaaaacaaacacaacaaagctGACTGTCTACTGATAGTGGTTTCTGCTTATAAGGATTCTGCTGGCTTGAATCCTTGAATGACTATTCCAAGTAAGagtcaacattttttaaaaactgttcttCATCGTTAAGATATTCCAAGATAACATTTCCTCCATTATATAAAGGGCACTCCTCCTTCGTGATCCACCTTTCCAATGTGTGATCCAATGGCAGGGCTTCTCCTGAAGGGACATGACACAGCCTCAGCttctggtgagagagagagaaggcgcACAGGGTGAGGCCCACTTGCAGACATATCCCAACACTTGAAGGAAAAGGGGTCACCGGACATTACCTTCGCTGTCAGCTTGTTGTTTTCATTCCTGAGATTAGCGAGAGAAGCTGCAAAGTCCACAACCTTCCCGATGCTCCACCGCAGGCAAAAGAACATGGCTTTGCTTTTTTCCTTGCTCCCCTTTGGCAAGTAGACCTGGAAGTatgttctttctgtctgtgtAATTAAAAGTTACCATACAGATCAGACACACGCGAGAGGAGGCATTCCTTATTCAGCTAGCGGTTCCTTAACTCTTCTTTTGTCAACACAGAATAGCCTATGACGTCAGTTCTGGTCAGAAGAACCCATCATGTAGCCTACCTACCTAACTGCACGTCCCAAAGACTCAAAACCCTAGCCAGGTTATCTGCATAACCAAGTTGTACGGCCTTTTTATGTCCAGGGACTGGGTGCAGaggaactctttttttctttgttgagttccAGAGACTCAGACTTGGACCACAGGCTTCCCTCATATCTCCCCTGCATTCCCAAGTTAAGAATGAGTTCAACATGAACAGAGAGAAATCAAGAAGACTGACGGCTCATTCAACAACACCAGAATCCCTCAACATGTTCCCTCTGTTTCGTTCTGTGAGGAATTAAACTTGTTTCAACTGTACTCCTTGGAATCAAGGTCCTGTCACTTGAGAGACAAGGCTTCTTGATACAAAAACACTTATTTTATGTGAAAGACATAAAAGGTATGTCAGAGGTTTGAGATTTTTTGAGAACGAAAGTGAAAAACTAAAGTACAGAAAAGCCCCAGAAAGAGAGTTTAGTAACACAACAGGGTTTCAGAAACAGTGTCTCTAGCATAAGCTGTGTCTCACTTGTCTTCTCCAGCTGCATTCTGTTATTTAattatctttattaaaaaataagtgggagggctggagagatggctcagtagataagagcactgactgctcttccagaggttctgagttcaattcccagaaaccacatggtggctcacaaccatctgtaatgggatctgatgccctcttctggtgtgtctgaagacagctacagtgtactcacatatattaaataaaataaaaaataagtgggAATAGAATATTCCCTGATTCCTAAACACTGCGTTAGGGAGGCATCTTCACAGGTCAAGTCCTGTACAATAAGAATCCCCTAAGTGAGGTGTTTCTAATGGAAATGTTGGGAAATAATCGAAGTTATCTTAAGGAATAATACAGTCAAAACAACTCCTGTCTAATCAGAAAGGAATTTAGATTTGCTGAGGGTCAGTGCAATGAATCATAGCTAAAAAGCATtcggagaaaaagaaaatcagtgtaAACCTAAGCTTTGGTCCTTGTCTGTAACCAGCAGTCCCTGTTCTAAAAGGAAAGCAGTAAGAACAGGCAGGAAGAGAAAACTAAAGCTACCAGACTCTAAAAGTATGTCTGGGATC
This region includes:
- the Zfand1 gene encoding AN1-type zinc finger protein 1 isoform 4 (isoform 4 is encoded by transcript variant 4), with protein sequence MAATQKLVRDIVDAKTGGAASKGRKGAKSSGTAAKVALMKLKMHADGDKSLPQTERTYFQVYLPKGSKEKSKAMFFCLRWSIGKVVDFAASLANLRNENNKLTAKKLRLCHVPSGEALPLDHTLERWITKEECPLYNGGNVILEYLNDEEQFLKNVDSYLE